A window of the Planococcus citri chromosome 4, ihPlaCitr1.1, whole genome shotgun sequence genome harbors these coding sequences:
- the Ns3 gene encoding large subunit GTPase 1 homolog produces MGKNRGNKNLGRALIKDRFGNKLKKLNSDSFLHTSELKDGYDWSKLNLNSVTEEDSFKEFLSTAELAGTEFAAEKLNITFVNPKSGVGLLTSEETRKVKDDQNKNKELLKIPRRPKWDENTTAEELQNKEKEEFLAWRRNLALFQEESGLLLTPYEKNLDFWRQLWRVVERSDVLVQIVDARNPLLFRCDDLELYVKEVDKKKLNLILCNKADFLTREQRRTWAKYFDSIGVAVVFFSALKSTDNDDEVANENIPSEGESEPEDEDEEEFEAGDDEDFETDEEEEIIGEESETKTQYHRLRNSSELLSRSKLIDFLRNFPMQQDANFQKDIVTIGLVGYPNVGKSSTINALLTYKKVSVSATPGKTKHFQTVYLDKDILLCDCPGLVMPSFVLTKADMVINGILPIDQMRDHVPPVNLVCTLIPRYTLESKYGIMIPKPEEGEDPTRAPHSEELLNAYAYNRGFMTANGQPDNPRAARYILKDYVNGKLLYCYAPPNTDQKEFHTFEKPAVEKLEENIPIRTLKAIKPFKVATRDLEYSLFKEQSTANSHSKGLHKFDSHEIQKLGVINAEKPTTSKPWKNHKEKRNKHEKLRIKYRCLDE; encoded by the exons atgggtaaaaacAGAGGTAACAAGAATCTGGGCAGAGCCCTGATCAAAGATCGATTTGGAAAcaaactcaagaaattgaacaGCGATTCATTC CTTCATACATCCGAATTGAAAGATGGTTACGATTGGAGTAAGCTGAATTTAAACTCGGTCACTGAAGAAGATTCCTTCAAGGAATTCTTGTCTACTGCTGAACTCGCTGGAACTGAATTTGCG GCTGAAAAACTAAACATAACGTTTGTCAACCCGAAATCTGGAGTTGGACTATTAACATCAGAAGAAACGAGAAAAGTGAAAGATGATCAAAATAAGAATaaagaattgctcaaaatccCTCGAAG ACCGAAATGGGACGAAAATACAACAGCTGAAGAACTACAAAATAAAGAGAAGGAAGAATTTCTGGCTTGGAGAAGAAACCTAGCGTTGTTCCAAGAAGAAAGTGGATTATTGTTGACACCTTATgagaaaaatcttgatttttggagaCAATTGTGGCGTGTCGTAGAACGAAG tgATGTTTTAGTGCAAATCGTCGATGCACGAAATCCGCTATTGTTTCGCTGCGATGATCTAGAACTCTACGTGAAAGAAGTGGATAAAAAGAAATTGAACTTGATCTTGTGTAACAAGGCAGATTTCCTTACTCGGGAACAAAGACGTACTTGGGCCAAATACTTCGACTCGATAGGCGTCGCTGTGGTATTTTTCAGCGCATTGAAGTCCACTGATAATGACGACGAAGTTGCAAATGAA AATATTCCATCGGAAGGCGAAAGCGAACCTGAAGATGAAGATGAGGAAGAATTTGAAGCTGGTGACGATGAAGATTTTGAAactgatgaagaagaagaaataatcGGCGAAGAAAGCGAAACTAAAA CTCAATACCATAGACTTCGTAATTCATCTGAATTATTAAGCAGATCTAAACTCATCGATTTTCTTCGAAACTTCCCCATGCAACAAGATGCAAATTTCCAGAAAGATATCGTTACCATTGGTCTTGTCGGGTATCCGAATGTAGGAAAAAGTTCTACCATTAACGcattacttacctataaaaaaGTTTCCGTATCAGCTACACCTGgaaaaacgaaacattttcaa ACTGTGTATTTAGATAAAGATATACTTCTCTGTGATTGTCCTGGTTTAGTAATGCCTAGTTTTGTATTAACCAAAGCCGACATGGTTATAAATGGTATTCTACCGATAGATCAAATGAGAGATCACGTGCCTCCTGTAAATTTAGTGTGTACTTTAATTCCAAGATATACGTTAGAATCTAAATACGGAATCATGATACCGAAACCTGAAGAAGGAGAAGATCCCACTCGAGCTCCTCACTCCGAAGAATTATTAAATGCTTATGCTT aTAATCGAGGTTTCATGACCGCCAATGGACAACCTGATAATCCTCGAGCAGCACGATATATTTTGAAAGATTACGTTAACGGTAAATTACTCTATTGTTATGCCCCTCCGAATACCGATCAGAAAGAATTTCATACATTCGAGAAACCAGCTGTAGAAAAACTCGAAGAAAATATTCCTATTCGTACACTGAAAGCTATCAAA CCTTTTAAAGTAGCCACCAGAGATCTCGAGTATTCGCTGTTTAAAGAACAATCGACAGCTAACTCGCACAGCAAAGGATTGCATAAATTCGATAGTCACGAAATCCAGAAACTTGGCGt GATAAACGCCGAGAAACCAACCACTTCAAAACCATGGAAAAACCACAAAGAAAAACGTAACAAACacgaaaaattacgaataaagtACAGATGTTTAGACGAATAA
- the Taf10 gene encoding transcription initiation factor TFIID subunit 10 has protein sequence MTNLDGEKSSDITNKDTKEKVEEETPIIEPIINLLQQLEDYSPTIPDAVMTSYLQQSGFDASDPRITRIIALAAQKFISDIANDALQQCKIRTSNQVSKGKPKDRRYHLTLEDLAPSLAEYGIVVRKPPYFV, from the exons ATGACGAACTTAGACGGCGAAAAATCTTCAGATATTACCAATAAAGACACGAAAGAAAAAGTCGAAGAAGAGACACCCATAATCGAGCCAATAATAAACCTGTTGCAACAACTCGAAGATTACTCGCCAACG ATACCTGATGCTGTGATGACTTCGTACCTTCAACAATCGGGATTCGATGCATCGGATCCACGAAT AACACGTATTATTGCCCTGGCGgcgcaaaaattcatttctgataTAGCGAACGATGCGTTACAACAGTGTAAAATCCGAACATCTAATCAAGTCAGTAAAGGAAAACCGAAAGATCGCAGATACCATCTAACACTCGAAGATCTCGCTCCATCTTTAGCCGAATACGGTATCGTTGTAAGGAAACCGCCTTATTTCGTGTAA
- the bor gene encoding ATPase family AAA domain-containing protein 3A homolog — protein sequence MSWLFGIRRDTPGIPVEGLPPPESDNTGGGAGAAGGSGDDKRKAKTMEPYSFDSSALERAAQAARELERSKHSKEALELSKLQEVTKQQEYQTKIKEYEAHIEQSRIEQKRVEAEERRKTVAEETKQHQARAQYQDQLARKRYEDQLLQQQRINDENLRRQEESVAKQEALRKATIEHEMELRGKTEMQRAQAKMAARAKFERENHDLIMEQIRVKAEENRKTVLDSITTAGSVLGAGAQTLLHDWDKMLTAVGGLSLLALGVYTAKGTTSVSARYIEARLGKPSLVRETSRFSFLETLKHPILTAKKFRLKSGDTLSGVVLAPTLEERLRDVAIATKNTKRNKGMYRNILMHGPPGTGKTMFAKKLAAHSGMDYAVLTGGDVAPMGKDGVTAIHKVFDWAASSRKGLLLFIDEADAFLRKRSSEYISENLRATLNAFLYRTGEQSDKFMLVLASNTPEQFDWAVNDRLDEMVEFMLPGLEERERLVRLYFDKFILEPATSGKRRLKVAQFDYSALCTKMAQLTEGMSGREIAKLGVAWQAAAYASEDGVLTEKMVMDRCMDAVKQHKQKVEWQSEQERKESKSISFDNKLDVFNSEPASEKS from the exons ATGTCGTGGTTGTTCGGTATACGCAGAGATACGCCCGGAATTCCGGTCGAAGGTTTACCGCCACCGGAATCTGATAACACAGGCGGCGGAGCTGGAGCTGCCGGTGGTTCTGGAGATGATAAACGTAAAGCTAAGACAATGGAACCTTATTCTTTTGATTCTTCGGCTTTGGAACGAGCTGCTCAAGCTGCCAGAGAATTGGAACGATCAA AACATTCGAAAGAAGCTTTGGAGTTGTCAAAACTACAAGAAGTAACCAAACAGCAAGAATATCAAACTAAAATCAAAGAATACGAGGCTCATATCGAGCAAAGTCGAATTGAACAAAAACGAGTCGAAGCTGaagagagaagaaaaactgTCGCTGAAGAAACTAAACAACATCAGGCTAGAGCTCAATATCAAGATCAACTCGCACGTAAAAG ATATGAAGATCAACTTTTACAACAACAGCGAATCAACGATGAGAATTTACGTCGTCAAGAAGAATCTGTTGCTAAACAAGAAGCTCTCAGAAAAG CCACAATCGAACACGAGATGGAACTCAGGGGTAAAACTGAAATGCAGAGAGCTCAGGCCAAAATGGCAGCGAGGGCGAAATTCGAACGTGAAAATCACGATCTCATTATGGAGCAAATTCGAGTCAAAGCTGAAGAAAATCGAAAGACTGTTCTGGATTCCATCAC AACTGCGGGGTCTGTCTTAGGCGCTGGTGCTCAAACTCTGCTGCATGATTGGGATAAAATGCTGACAGCTGTTGGTGGATTATCATTGCTAGCTCTGGGAGTGTATACAGCTAAAGGAACTACTAGCGTTTCTGCTCGTTATATCGAAGCTAGATTAG GAAAACCTTCTTTGGTCCGAGAGACGTCTAGGTTTTCGTTTCTAGAAACTTTGAAGCATCCGATTCTGACAGCGAAGAAGTTTAGACTGAAATCTGGTGATACTTTATCCGGTGTTGTGTTAGCTCCTACCTTAGAAGAAAGATTAAG AGATGTCGCCATCGCCACTAAAAACACGAAAAGAAATAAAGGCATGTACAGAAACATTCTTATGCACGGTCCTCCTGGTACGGGAAAAACCATGTTCGCCAAA AAATTAGCCGCACATTCTGGTATGGATTACGCTGTATTAACCGGTGGTGACGTAGCTCCTATGGGTAAAGACGGTGTCACAGCTATCCATAAAGTATTCGATTGGGCAGCCAGTTCGCGCAAAGGTCTTTTACTGTTCATCGACGAAGCCGACGCTTTCCTCAGGAAAAGAAGTTCCGAGTATATTAGTGAAAACTTGAGAGCCACTTTGAATGCATTTTTGTACAGAACAGGAGAACAGTCTGATAA ATTTATGTTAGTATTAGCCAGTAACACTCCGGAACAGTTCGATTGGGCTGTAAATGATCGTCTAGATGAAATGGTGGAGTTCATGTTACCAGGATTAGAAGAAAGAGAACGTCTGGTGCGATTATACTTCGATAAATTCATATTAGAACCGGCAACATCTGGGAAAAG ACGTTTAAAGGTAGCCCAGTTCGATTACAGCGCGTTGTGCACTAAAATGGCTCAACTAACCGAAGGTATGTCTGGTCGTGAAATCGCTAAATTAGGAGTAGCCTGGCAAGCTGCCGCTTATGCCTCAGAAGACGGCGTATTGACTGAGAAAATGGTCATGGATCGATGCATGGACGCTGTTAAGCAGCACAAGCAAAAG GTCGAATGGCAAAGTGAACAAGAACGTAAAGAATCTAAGTCAATAAGTTTCGATAACAAATTAGATGTTTTTAACTCGGAACCAGCTTCGGAGAAGAGCTAG